CTTAGCAATGATCTCCATCTCAGAGATCACCGCCTTCACGAGCTCAGAAAAATTAAACACCCGCGACATGATTTCCATGCGATTATCTTCAATCTTGGTTACAGACAAGAGATCACGAAATAGTGTCCCAAGGTGGATGCTCGCGTCATGCGCTTTATCGATAAATCCCTTGGCGCGAGCATCAACCTTCGCGAGGTTTGGATTGCGCGCCATCGACAAATAGCCTTCGATCGCTGCAACCGGCGTGCGCATCTCGTGGCTAGCCGTCGAAATAAATTCGTTGCGCTCTCGAGCCAGCTGTTTCTGATCCGAGATGTCATGGAAGATCGCAATCGCACCACTGATTTGTCCACGACCATCGAAGGTTGGGGCGATCGAGATCGAAAACGAAATCTTTTGATTCTTTTTATCAAGCATCGAGAAGCAGTCGGTCTTGAGTGGCTTGCCAGTCTTGAGTACATACAGAAATGGGTCGGTTTCGTCGGTCATACCTACGTCCCCAGTATCCTTAAGCTTAAATATTAAGTTATATTCGACGCCCATCGCACTCTTCGCGTCCCAGCCGGTGATTGTTTGTGCAGCTTCGTTAAAGATCACGACTTTGCGCTCAGTGTCGACAGCCACAACCGCGTCAGCAATGGCGCCCATCATGAGTTGCTGCTTCATCTCTGCGCTATCGAGTTGCTTGATGAGTCCCTCTGAAAGTTGCATTGTCTTGAGCGCGCGCTCGGAGTTTTTGCCGACGAAGTATGCTATCAACCCCGCAAACAGCGTTGCAGCGAGTTCAAATCGGGTCGGACCAGTTATGTTCATCTGCAGATATCGCGGCGCGAGCCAAGTAAAGAGCAAGAATGTAGTCGTTATCCCCCACGTCACATAGACCGACAATAACCCCGCTATCCCTGTGCACACCATCATCAGGAGATACAAGTTGTACCAATTTGACTCAATTCCACCGCGAGCCAAAACTATACTAATCAAAGCAAGGACCAAGGGTAAAAGCGAGAACTGGAGCGCCAACTGCGGTCGCTTCTTGTGTACGCGCGACCAGAGGACGATATTATAAATCGCACCCAGACTCAAAATAATCTCAGCTACAATCAGGTATAATGCAGCTATCGACACAATCAGATTAAGCAGTTGCGATGCTGCCAGCGCCACCAATACGGCTATTTGAATTAGCGCACTTAAGCGCACCAACGATCGATATGCCACGACATCAATGGCAGATTGTGCGGGCTTCTGAGATTTCTGGGAGGCTGGTGGGGTGTCAGACTGCATACGTATCAGATATATTGTAGCATAAGAGGAATCAGCAATAGATGTCCAAACACCCAATCACCACCTCTCACAAAATACCCATTCTCGCCGTCACCGGCTTCCTTGGCAGTGGTAAAACAACCTTCGTCAATCACCTGCTCCGCGAGCCACATGGCCTGAAGATCGGTGTGGTCGTCAATGACTTTGGGAGTATCAATATCGATGCTGAGCTCGTCGCCGGTAAGACCGATAAACAGCTCGAACTATCGAATGGCTGCATCTGCTGCTCGCTCGAGACGCTTGACCTCCAGGAAGCAATTGCGCAGTTTGCGTATGTCGGCTCCGACATCGACCTCATCGTCATCGAAGCCAGCGGCCTCGCCGAGCCGCGCGATCTGGCGCTAAACCTTCGCGACATGAAGGGCATCGGCGTGCGCCTCGATGCCATAATCACAGTCATTGATGCCGAGCACGTTATAGAGAATGCCAAAGAGCATGCAAATGCTGCAGATCAGCTTGAGTTTACTGACTTCATCATTATCAATAAGACTGATCTCGTCGATGAAGCGCGTATTGATGAGATCAAGCAACTCATCGACATGACAAATCCCCGCGCGCGAGTCTTTGAAACTGTCAAAGCGGACGTCGACATTCGATTACTCACCGACCCCGATCGGGTCTGGGGCTCCGCCGAACCACACAGCCATGACGACCATGGTCATAACCACGACCATCACAAGCATCTCCACGAGAAGTTTACACACCTCTCTATCGAACTCTCAGAACCGATTCACCCCATGAAATTTCAAGAATTTGTGAATAACAAGATTCCGAAGGGCGTGTATCGAGCAAAAGGTTTTATCAATCTAGGCAGCAAGGGCCATAATCGCAAATACATCTTTCAGCTCGTCGGTACTCGTTCCGAGCTGTATTGGGACAACTGGAATAAAGAGGGAAAGCCTGGCACACGGATCGTGTTTATCGGATCGGACTTCGATAAGAAGCAGCTTGAAACCGACCTGCGCGCCTGCATCGACCCTGAACCGGATGCCCCACTCGAAGGTATCGAACTTCGCCTTCCACAAAAGTGGGAGGGGTAGAAATATTGACTTTTTGAGTGTCTTGTGATATATTGAGCTAATCATTCGATAGCCGATTGATCGAGGGGCTACCCCTCGTACGCACCCCAAAAAAAGGAGCGACACAATGCCCCTCATCACCCTCACCACCAAGCCCGAATGGCATCCCACCTCGGGAGTCAAGTACGTGGATCTCGAACTCAAGCCACGTGAGATTGTCGATTTCGGATGTGAACTCCCGCTTCAGCTAATGAAGCTCCGGGGGCAACTCCAACTGGAGCCATCCACTACGCCGGTCACGATCCAGGTCAGCCATCGTGCAGCCAACACACACGACGTCAACGTGCCCGACCTCTGGATCGAGATGCACTTCAACGAAGACACCCTCGATGAAGAGGCGCGAACGCTGGCCACGTCCGAGATCAAAAAGCTAGTGTGCAGCTGGTTCTGGTACTACATGCCTCGCGAAATCGACACGCTCTCTCGTCTACTAGAGAGGTTTGATGTCGCTTGCGACATCTATTGGCCAAACGGTCACCACGGGTTCCTCGTGATCCGGTGACACCGAGATCGACTGGTGAGACCGCCCTCACGGACACCCACCCGCAACCACTACAGCGTGGGTGTCCCTCTGGGGGCTTTTTTATTTCTGAAGTAGCTCCATCAGCTTGGCATAGAAGCGCAAATTATGAATGCTCGCCATGCGCTCAGCAACCGATAAATTAGCGCGAAACATCGCGTGGACATAACTTGCCGAATAATGCTGACACGTCTCGCAATCACAATGCGAGTCAATTGGTCCTTGCACATCTCGCAAGCTGAGATTCTTCATTGTCACCGTGTCATAAAATGGCTTATCAAGATCAAGTTCTTCTGGCCTATCATTCCATACATACAGTTTACGATGGCGCGCTTCTCGAGTCGGGATCACAACATCGAATAAGTCATAGCCCATACGCACACAGGCCACGATCTGCTCAGGCGTGCCCACACCCATTGCATATTTGATGGCGTCTGCTGGCGTATCATCTACAACTGCTTGCAAGGTCTCGACTTGCAGCTCATTTTTGTCATTAATCGGAAATCCGCCATAGCCATAGCCATCGAAGTTGAGCTTGACGAGCTCAGTAGCGCACTTGCGGCGAAGTTCACGATCTCCTCCACCCTGTACAATACCAAAAAGCAGTGGTTTCTGTTTCATACCTTTCGTAACTTTGTCAAAATGCGTGCGTGCTCGCTTCGCCCACTTGATCGTGCGCTCCACACTTTTAAGCTGCTCCGAGAGTGGCATATCGGGCTTCGTGCAATCATCCAGGATCATAATTATGTCACTACCGAGTTTCAACTGATAATCAATGCAGCTCTCGGGCGTCAACATCAGCTTATTACCAGCCGCATCCTGAAAACTCACGCCATCATCTGTCAATCTGCCCCCAGTATTAAACTCGCGCACCAAGCTCATCGCCTGAAAACCTCCTGAGTCAGTAATAATCGGCCGATCCCATCCCGTGAAGTTGTGCAATCCACCCTGCTCAGCAATCACATCGACCAGGCCCATATTCGCCAGATGGTAGGTATTCATCACCATCCCAGGGGTGCCGGTCGTCTTCACGCCTTCAGTATCGACGGATTTAATGGTCGCGCGTGTGGCATCTGGAAAGAATGCGGGGAGCCGCACGTCGCCATGGTTTGTCTGAAGCATTTTCATATCTGCAACATTCTAGCGCAAAAACACCCTGTCTACCAGAAGGCGCAGGGTGTTTTTGCTTGTTGCGAATAATCTACTTATAGTAGCTCTTGATCTGGAAGAGAAGATACAGACCAATAACGAGCCCCAATAGACCGCCGAGGATGTTGCCAAAAAGTGCAGAAGGATAGCCAAACCCGTAAAGCAAATTATAGACGAATGAGAGGATATCAGCCCAAAATAGTAGTTTCCAGGCGCTCAGCTTCTTCGCCTGCAAGCCAGGAAAAGCAATGAATTGAATGACGACTTGTGCGACGAGTGCAAAGAATGGTACCCACAAAAACGGTCCAGCTACGGCGGTCACGAGACCAGCAGTCGCAACATTAGCAATCCCCAGGAGCGTCAGCAACGACAATGCTGCAAGCGCACCAAAGATTGCTACGACGATATTAATCCACGGCAACCACTGGACCAGCGTCTTGCGTGCATTCTCTGGCAGCTGAAAAGGAGCCTGTTTTGTAAAATAGGGCTCGAGTACTGTGATGAGATCCCCCGTAGATTTGCTTTTGGCTTCTGCCATGATAATAACTCCTTGATTAATATATATGTACTACTGACATTGTATCAGAATATGGAATTATTCCGCACGATCTTTCGTTAGGCTAGCAAATTATCGATCCACTGTGCCGACGAGCATACATAGCTATCAATAATTACACCTTGAAATAAACACGACATAAGTATCTACATACCGAATATAAAAAAGAAGATCGTTGACTAAATTATGCAGCGATATCAAATTTCTGTAGTTTTTTCTTGACGCTCTCCGTACTTGCTGTTTGGAGTCTTAGCAGCTCAGCATAAATACCATCACGCTTACGTGCCAGCTCGGTTGGTGCGCCCTGTTCGGCGATCTTGCCACCCTTCAAGCCAATGATCATGTCTACGCCCGCAATGGTGCTTAATCGGTGAGCAATAATGATCGTGGTGCGCCCCTTCATAAGACGTTCCAGCGCCTCCTGCACTTGATACTCGGCCTTTGCGTCAAGTGAGCTAGTTGCCTCATCGAGAATGAGGATCGGTGGATTCTTGAGTAATGCGCGAGCAATAATAATACGTTGCTTTTGTCCGCCCGACAACCTGATACCGCGTTCACCCACCTCAGTCTTATACCCTTTCGGCAGTTCTTGTATAAAACCATCAGCATTTGCCATCTTCGCCGCCGCCTGCAATTCTGAGCGCGTGTAGTGACGCCCTAGACCATAGGCAATATTCTCTTCAATCGTGCCTGAAAACAGTGACGGGTCTTGGAATACAATTCCCACCTGCTTACGTAAGCTCTCCTGCGATACGCTCTGGATTGGCGTACCGTCGATCAGGATCTGACCCGACTGCGCTTCATAAAATCGCACAATCAGATTTGCGATCGTTGATTTGCCTTCACCACTCTCACCAACCAACGCGACCTTGCTATGTGCCGGGATAGCAAAGCTGGCATTGCGCAATACGGTGCCGCCCTTTTCATACGCAAATGTCACATTATCAAAACGAATTTCCCCACCCGATACCTTCAGAGACTGCGCCTTATCCACATCAGTAATCGCTGGTTCAGTACTCATCACCTCGAAATAATCGCGACTATCAGCCTGAGCACGCTGTATACCCTCGATCATAAAGCTCGCACCAAAAAGCGGAAACTGGGCTTGGTTCGATAGCGTAATCAAGAGCACGGCCGTACCAACCGAATATGCGCCGCCGAGCGCCTGCCAGGTGATGACAACAAAAATCAGGAAGAATATAACACCAAGAGCCAAGCGTCGATACATATCGTATCGATGCCACTCAATTGACTGATCACGAGCAATGTCCTCGATCTTACGCCGCTTACTCGCGAAGAAAGCCAGCTCCCCGGCCTCACGTACGAAGCTCTTGACGACACGTACTTGGCCTATTGATTCAACGAAGCGACCATTTGCCACATCAAGGCTCTGATTGATTCGCATCTGCTTCTTTTGATAGGCATTGCTCGATAAGTGCGTAATGTAAATGTAGCTCGGGAAGATGACGGTCAGTAGTAGTGCGATCGGCCACGAGTAAAGGGCAATCGCCACCAATGTCACAAAGGCCGTCAGAAAGAACTGTATAAAGTTATTTGCCAGAGCGTTCATAAGCTGCGATAAGCTAGCGATACTGCGCTCCAAACGGGCCGTGATCTTGCCGGTTTGCTCAGAGTCATAGTACTGAACCGGTAATCGCATCAAGTGATCGTAATACCGCTGCGAAAGCAGCGAATTAAGCTTCACTGCCATACGATCACCCAAATAACCATTCAGATTTGATAAAAACGCTACGAGAATCCCACTGACCAACATCAGCCCAAGCGGCACAATCGCATCACGAATAGTAATCGCCTCGCCTTGCATATAGCTCGTCATGAGATCTACCAACCACTTCGTCAGAAACGGCTGGACTAGATTGAGAGCAGCCAGCACGACCACAAATAAGGCAATAGCTATGTAGTATTTTTTCAAGCTCGAACTGTATTTGAGAATTCTAATGATGTCCTGCATAACTTCTTATTGTACGGTATAGCTTCCGTTTTTTACCACACCAAAGCTGCTACAATAGCGGCATGAAGCATTTGAAGACATACTTCGAAAAACTCCAGAAGCGCACCTTTCAAAAGGGCGATGTGCTATTGCATCAGGATGAGTCTGGCGAAGAAGTATACTTTGTGACCGATGGCTACCTCAAGGCCTACACCATCGCTGATGATGGTGATGAGAAACTCATTAGCATCCTCGGACCGGGCGACGTCATAAATCTTGAGTCTGTATTCTTCAAGGGGTATGCTCATCGGTATTATTTCGAAGCTCTCACCAGTGGCGTCATCAAGATAAAGGACACCAAATCCCTCGAGCAGGAGCTCACCAAGGACCCCGACGTACTCATGGGGCTCGTGCGTTACGTCATGGCACGCAATGATGAGCTTGCTCAAACCCTCGACAATATCTTGCAAGCCAAATCTGACACCAAGCTCGTGAATTATCTCGCGCTGCTCGTGCAACGCTTTGGTACCGAAGTACGTGATGGCATCATCACACTTCCATTCCCCCTGTCTCACGCTCAGCTCGCCAGCATGGTCGGTACGACGCGCGAGACGATGACCGTGCAGCTTCGTCAGCTTACTAAGGCTGGTGTCATCAAGCCCGCCAAGTCTGGACTTTTCCGCAATCGTCTCTCGGGCTTCGAGATTAATCTCGAAAAACTCCGCGAATTTACTGAGGTATAAATCACGTTCTCTACGCGCCGCGCTTAAGTGTATGACATGCTAAAATAACAACTATCTATGAAGCTTCCACGCAAAGCAATCATCGCCGCTGCTGGTATGGGCACTCGATTTCTCCCCCAGACAAAAGCCATGCCGAAGGAGATGCTGCCTATAATCGATAAGCCCGTCATTCAGTGGGTAGTCGAGGAAGCTGTCGCGGCAGGTGTCACTGACATCATTATCGTCACCGGCTCAACCAAACGAGCCATCGAGGATCATTTTGATCGAGCTATCGAGCTTGAAGAAGACCTCATCGCTAAAGGCAAAACCAAACAGGCTGAGCAGATCAAGCATATCGCCGAGATGGCAAACTTTATCTACGTACGTCAGAAAGGCCTCCCAGTCGGGAATGCACGTCCGATTCTCAATGCCGCCCATTTGATTGACGACGAACCGTTCTTTGTGTTTTTCGCCGACGATTTCTTCACTGGACAAACGCCACGCGCCGTCCAATTGCTTGAGCACTATAAGCGTACCCCAAAAAGCGTAATCGCACTCTACGAAGTGCCTCGCGAGGACACCAATAAGTACGGCATAGCCTCAGCCTCCCTAGATCATGACAATCTCTATGCCATTGACGCCCTAATCGAAAAACCAGGGCCCGACAAAGCACCATCAAACTTTGCCTCTATTGGAGGCTATCTTCTCACCCCTGAGATTCTGCCTCTTCTCCAAGCGCTTGAGCCTGCTCATGACGGCGAGATTCGCATTCCAGATGCCCTCAACACTCTCGCACGGCAAGGCGGGCTGTATGGCTGCCTCATCGAAGGGCAATTCCACGACACCGGATCACCAGAAGTCTATATCAAGACGATTATCGACGTAGCCTTAACTCATCCCGAGCTCTCCGACGACATTCGTTCTTACCTGCGTCATAAGCTGTAAATAAAAATCCCGGCAGCCTCCACGAAGGAAGACTGCCGGGTACGAACAGCTGAGATAGGCTCAGATTCGCCGCAATGGCCGCGGATTCAACAGAATCGCGCCAACACCCACAAGGATGGCACCAATCACTATCACAATCAGAGCAACCTGACCGGTGCTCGCGCCAGTGTAGACCAGCATCTCCGTCGATGATGCGCCGGGCTCAGCATCACTCTGTAGCTCGTCCGACTTAGACTGGACCACAGCATCTATGATGCCCAGCGCCACTGTAGTGGTGGCCGCAGGCGTAGAAGTGTTCGTCTCGGGCACGGACGTGCTCGCGGTGATCACCTCCTCGGACTCACTGGGGGGCAATGTCGTCGTCGAAGTACCGCAGATAGCTGCGGGCCAATCGACACCGATCGGCATTGTCTCGCCCTCATCATCTGGGTCCAGCAGATACACACTAACACCCCCGTGACGACTGGGCGACGAAATCCTGCTGCGTGAGTACGAATTGCAAGCGCTGGCTCTGGCCAGGCGACAACTCGTTGGTTGGCTGCATTTCTTCACCGAGCACGACATCGTAATACGCGACGTGATCGACGAAGGTTTTGACCAGATCGACAGTCGCCACTACGCCAGTGTCAGTACATGTCGTACTGCCTGCAATAGTCATGACCATGTTCTCCGCAGCCTGAGCGCCTGCTGGATGGAATCCTAGCAGCGCTCCGGTCGCGCTATCAGCAGCAGTCCTGCCAGCGAGATGATTCTGATGATTTTCTGAAGGTACATGTATCCTCACTTCGGGAGTATCGAGGGGTGTTTGGGAGATTGGCGCCATGAAACCTAAACTTAACTTTGAAGTGCGAAATACTGAGCTGTTTGTAATACTTGTGGTTCAAGACTAGTTTAGAAGCCCTGTAGTATGCTTCTAACAGATGGAGAACAAGTATCTCAAGCATTCACATACTTCTGAGGCTCAATTCAGACGAATTATCCGGTTGTTTTGCGAAGATATGACAGCCGTTCAAGTGGCATCCTTGACTGGCTTGAATCGTAATACAGTGAACCGTTTACTAACACACATCCGCCAGATGATTGCCCGCCATTGTGAAGCTACCTCCCCACTGTCTGGTGAGGTAGGGATAGATGAAAGCTACTTTGGCCCCAGGCGAATTCGGGGCAGACGTGGTCATGGTGCCGGCAAGAAGGTCGTTGTGTTTGGTTTGCTAAAGCGTCAGGGCAAAGTCTACACTCAAATTGTCCCCAATGTCAGTAGAGATACCTTAAAACAGATTGTACAAGCAAAAGTTGAGCCAGATAGCACCATCTACTCTGATGGCTGGAAGAGCTATGACGGGTTGGTGGATTGGAGCTATAAACGACACTACCGTGTCAATCACGGCGCCAATGAGTTTGTCAGAGGCAACAGTCACATTAACGGCATTGAAAACTTCTTGGGTATTGCCAAGGTGCGTCTAGCAAAGCTAAGAGGACTCAGACAAGATCATTTTAACCTCCATCTCAAGGAGTGTGAGTTCAGGTATAATATGCGTCATGAAGACATGTATCGCGAGCTACTTAAAATCTTACGAAAGGACGCTTCAGGCTAGGCTAAACTAGTCTTGAACCTAAGCTCACTACCAGAGGTAAATGAGCTATTCCTTGTCCGGACTGCTTATAGTCCACGTATGGTGATCCCACGGGGAGTCGAACCCCGGTTACCAGGATGAGAACCTGGCGTCCTAACCACTAGACGATGGGACCGAGAGATGAGCGAAGTGGCAAAAATTATTAGTATAATGACGCTTCCGAGGCTTGAGGCCCCATACTGCTAGTATGAGACCGAATTTTGAACTTTCATTTAAGAACCATATGAATATACCAGGTTTTACTAGATATTTCTAGACTTTACCCACCCATTTGTAGACCGTATGATAGGAGTTAAGCTTGGGGTGAGAGAAAGACATGGGGGTTGACGCAGAACACTGTACATTCGTATAATGTTCGCAGTAGTGATGTGTGCATCGAGTGGCACTGGCAGACAAGAAAAAGGTAGGCCTAGGGGCTTTACAGTCAGCCACTACGCTATATATAGTGTTATTAGCGAATTATTAAACGCTACATACACACAAAAATTCTTACGGGAGCAGTCTGTGAGGGGCTGAATACCGAATACTGTTCGTATAAATATGAGGAGGGTGACGATGCCATTTGAGCAAATAAAAAAGCGTAATGGGTCTGTTGTACCATTTGATAAGCAACGTATCGCCGATGCCATTCTGCGCGCTAGCCTATCTGTAGACGGCGAGATCGATGTCGAGCAGACACTTGCCCTAGCAGACACGGTAACCGAAAACCTGGCGGCAATTTTTGATGATCGTATGCCCGATGTCGAGACGATTCAGGATCTCGTCGAGCGCGAGCTGATGCGTCAGAGCTTCTTTCAGACCGCTCGTAGTTACATCCTCTATCGTGAAGCACACAAGCACCAACGAGAGGTAAGTCAGTCAGTGCAGGCTGCCAAGCTCGAGAAGTCTGCGCTTAAAGTTGCGCAGAAAGATGGCTCGACAGAAAACTTCAATGCCGAGAAGCTTCGCAAGACTATCACCCGTTTCACCGATGGACTCAACGTCGATATCGACGACATCACCGAAGCCGTGAAGACCAACCTGTATGACGGCATCACTGTCGAAGAGCTGTTTGACGCCATTGTGATGGTTGCGCGTAGCTTCATCGAGCGTGACACCGACTACACCAAACTAGCGGCACGTCTTCTCCTTCACAAGCTCCATCAGCATGTACTCGGCGAATCCGATGCTGACAAGATCCCGGCTGCCTACCGCAAAATGTTTGTCAAAAACATGAAGCGCGCTGTCAAAGAAAATCGCCTCCAGAAAGAAGTGCTCGACTTCGATCTCGAAACGCTTGCTGAGTATATGGATCTTGAGCGCGATCTACTCTTTGACTTCATGGGGCTACAAGTCCTCTATGACCGATATTTCTTGCGTGCAGCTGGAAGCGAGGACATCATCCTCGAGACACCTCAAGCCTTCTGGATGCGTGTCGCTATTGGAATGAGCCTCAACGAAGGTAGGGACAAGAACGAATGGGCCAAGAAATTCTATGACGTCATGTCCACCCATCGATATGTACCTTCGACCCCTACCCTCTTCCACTCAGGCACCACCTACCCACAACTCTCGTCGTGTTACCTCAATACCGTACAGGATGACCTCAACGACATCTTTAAGACCTTCTCCGACAATGCTCAGTTGTCGAAATACTCTGGCGGTATTGGCACCGACTGGACAAACATCCGTGCAACTGGCGCACTTATTAAAACTACAAATGTAAGCTCTCAGGGCGTTATCCCATTTCTCAAGATCTCTAACGATGTGACTGTCGCAATCAATCGCTCGGGCAAACGTCGCGGCGCCACCTGCGCTTACCTCGAAACCTGGCATCTTGATATCGAGGAATTTCTCGAGCTTCGTAAGAACACCGGCGACGAGCGTCGACGTACCCATGACATGGATACTGCAAACTGGATCCCCGATCTCTTCATGAAACGCGTACACGAAGGTGGCATGTGGACACTCTTCTCGCCAGATGAAGTACCGGATCTCCACCATATCTACGGTAAGAAGTTTGAAGAAGCTTACGAGCAATATGAGCGCATGGCCGACGAAGGTAAAGTCGAGGTATTCAAGCGAATCCCCGCAACTGATCTGTGGCGCAAGATGCTTACCATGCTCTTCGAGACCGGTCACCCATGGATCACATTCAAGGACCCATCCAATGTACGCTCCCCACAAGACCACGTCGGTGTCGTACACAACTCGAACCTCTGCACAGAAATAACGCTCAACAACTCAAG
This portion of the bacterium genome encodes:
- a CDS encoding PAS domain-containing protein yields the protein MQSDTPPASQKSQKPAQSAIDVVAYRSLVRLSALIQIAVLVALAASQLLNLIVSIAALYLIVAEIILSLGAIYNIVLWSRVHKKRPQLALQFSLLPLVLALISIVLARGGIESNWYNLYLLMMVCTGIAGLLSVYVTWGITTTFLLFTWLAPRYLQMNITGPTRFELAATLFAGLIAYFVGKNSERALKTMQLSEGLIKQLDSAEMKQQLMMGAIADAVVAVDTERKVVIFNEAAQTITGWDAKSAMGVEYNLIFKLKDTGDVGMTDETDPFLYVLKTGKPLKTDCFSMLDKKNQKISFSISIAPTFDGRGQISGAIAIFHDISDQKQLARERNEFISTASHEMRTPVAAIEGYLSMARNPNLAKVDARAKGFIDKAHDASIHLGTLFRDLLSVTKIEDNRMEIMSRVFNFSELVKAVISEMEIIAKNKGLVLVTHIGTGVGKEHVVAPIYSVEADPDRLREVITNLIDNAIKYSQAGTIAVSVKTVGENVEFAVQDQGIGIAPEEQKHLFQKFYRVNNSYTREIGGTGLGLYLARSLIERFGGRIWVESRLGYGSTFKFSLPLVKQ
- a CDS encoding IS1595 family transposase; the protein is MENKYLKHSHTSEAQFRRIIRLFCEDMTAVQVASLTGLNRNTVNRLLTHIRQMIARHCEATSPLSGEVGIDESYFGPRRIRGRRGHGAGKKVVVFGLLKRQGKVYTQIVPNVSRDTLKQIVQAKVEPDSTIYSDGWKSYDGLVDWSYKRHYRVNHGANEFVRGNSHINGIENFLGIAKVRLAKLRGLRQDHFNLHLKECEFRYNMRHEDMYRELLKILRKDASG
- a CDS encoding UTP--glucose-1-phosphate uridylyltransferase, whose amino-acid sequence is MKLPRKAIIAAAGMGTRFLPQTKAMPKEMLPIIDKPVIQWVVEEAVAAGVTDIIIVTGSTKRAIEDHFDRAIELEEDLIAKGKTKQAEQIKHIAEMANFIYVRQKGLPVGNARPILNAAHLIDDEPFFVFFADDFFTGQTPRAVQLLEHYKRTPKSVIALYEVPREDTNKYGIASASLDHDNLYAIDALIEKPGPDKAPSNFASIGGYLLTPEILPLLQALEPAHDGEIRIPDALNTLARQGGLYGCLIEGQFHDTGSPEVYIKTIIDVALTHPELSDDIRSYLRHKL
- a CDS encoding ABC transporter ATP-binding protein is translated as MQDIIRILKYSSSLKKYYIAIALFVVVLAALNLVQPFLTKWLVDLMTSYMQGEAITIRDAIVPLGLMLVSGILVAFLSNLNGYLGDRMAVKLNSLLSQRYYDHLMRLPVQYYDSEQTGKITARLERSIASLSQLMNALANNFIQFFLTAFVTLVAIALYSWPIALLLTVIFPSYIYITHLSSNAYQKKQMRINQSLDVANGRFVESIGQVRVVKSFVREAGELAFFASKRRKIEDIARDQSIEWHRYDMYRRLALGVIFFLIFVVITWQALGGAYSVGTAVLLITLSNQAQFPLFGASFMIEGIQRAQADSRDYFEVMSTEPAITDVDKAQSLKVSGGEIRFDNVTFAYEKGGTVLRNASFAIPAHSKVALVGESGEGKSTIANLIVRFYEAQSGQILIDGTPIQSVSQESLRKQVGIVFQDPSLFSGTIEENIAYGLGRHYTRSELQAAAKMANADGFIQELPKGYKTEVGERGIRLSGGQKQRIIIARALLKNPPILILDEATSSLDAKAEYQVQEALERLMKGRTTIIIAHRLSTIAGVDMIIGLKGGKIAEQGAPTELARKRDGIYAELLRLQTASTESVKKKLQKFDIAA
- the tgt gene encoding tRNA guanosine(34) transglycosylase Tgt, encoding MKMLQTNHGDVRLPAFFPDATRATIKSVDTEGVKTTGTPGMVMNTYHLANMGLVDVIAEQGGLHNFTGWDRPIITDSGGFQAMSLVREFNTGGRLTDDGVSFQDAAGNKLMLTPESCIDYQLKLGSDIIMILDDCTKPDMPLSEQLKSVERTIKWAKRARTHFDKVTKGMKQKPLLFGIVQGGGDRELRRKCATELVKLNFDGYGYGGFPINDKNELQVETLQAVVDDTPADAIKYAMGVGTPEQIVACVRMGYDLFDVVIPTREARHRKLYVWNDRPEELDLDKPFYDTVTMKNLSLRDVQGPIDSHCDCETCQHYSASYVHAMFRANLSVAERMASIHNLRFYAKLMELLQK
- a CDS encoding Crp/Fnr family transcriptional regulator, whose protein sequence is MKHLKTYFEKLQKRTFQKGDVLLHQDESGEEVYFVTDGYLKAYTIADDGDEKLISILGPGDVINLESVFFKGYAHRYYFEALTSGVIKIKDTKSLEQELTKDPDVLMGLVRYVMARNDELAQTLDNILQAKSDTKLVNYLALLVQRFGTEVRDGIITLPFPLSHAQLASMVGTTRETMTVQLRQLTKAGVIKPAKSGLFRNRLSGFEINLEKLREFTEV
- a CDS encoding GTP-binding protein, which gives rise to MSKHPITTSHKIPILAVTGFLGSGKTTFVNHLLREPHGLKIGVVVNDFGSINIDAELVAGKTDKQLELSNGCICCSLETLDLQEAIAQFAYVGSDIDLIVIEASGLAEPRDLALNLRDMKGIGVRLDAIITVIDAEHVIENAKEHANAADQLEFTDFIIINKTDLVDEARIDEIKQLIDMTNPRARVFETVKADVDIRLLTDPDRVWGSAEPHSHDDHGHNHDHHKHLHEKFTHLSIELSEPIHPMKFQEFVNNKIPKGVYRAKGFINLGSKGHNRKYIFQLVGTRSELYWDNWNKEGKPGTRIVFIGSDFDKKQLETDLRACIDPEPDAPLEGIELRLPQKWEG